Within Bos taurus isolate L1 Dominette 01449 registration number 42190680 breed Hereford chromosome 24, ARS-UCD2.0, whole genome shotgun sequence, the genomic segment GATGGTCTCAAGGAACATGAGAATCAGGTCTTACCCAAGGAGGGGAGTAATAGGGAATCCCAAAAGGTGAATTAGAAATCAACCTTCTGTGGAAGTTCTGGACTCTAGTCTTTGGTTGATTATATGCGTGGCAAGTAACTTTTACCACTCCAAggctgctttttcactctcttaatgATTTCTTCTGATGAAAGTAAGTTATTAACATACActaatcttttccattatgatcaGTGCTTTTTTATGTTTCCTTTAAGGCCCTTCATGAAATCTAAATGGCAACTAAGAAGCTTGATCTTGTTAGtgatcagagaaatgtaaatcaaagccaCCATGAGGCTATAATCTTATATCTACCTAGTTTAatgtaacagaaaaacaaaacaactaaacaaaccaggaaaacaaatgaaaatgaaaaaatgtaacCCAATATTATCAATGGGGaatgatttaaataaatacaaagagaaaatccAAACAGTAATATTCACAAAAGTCTGAACAAGTCCACCGTTCTTCATTCCTACAAGGACAAGGATGTAATAATTTCTGTAAGTACTGGTGAATTCAGTTTTACTCTTATGACTTTCAAAACCACAACCTTCATAAAGGAAGGGActgaatttgttttatttaggGCCAGGATAGTgatcaaaattattttacatgccaaaaaaatatatatatcttttaaatacataaacatgAGAAAAATGCAGGAAAGCACAAACCTCAGAGTTAATTACCTTCCTGTGTTCCGACACGAGCAGCCTGAGCTGCATTTCTATCTCGTTGCTTGTCACAGAAGCGTCGATCGTGGACGCACACAgcggagggaagggaggaagggacgTGGTGGCCCCTGGAGCACACACGGATTTAACCGCTTCTTCATTCATGGGTTTCCACTTGGACTCATCATTCAGATCAAACACACAGGTTTCCACTGAGTCAGAGGGCTGACAGTTTCCCAGGAACGTCTGATGATTGAAAACACAACCAATTGTTCGATACGGGTACAATGGTTTGGGCTGTTCGGCAGCCGGAGGCTCATCAGGGTTGATAGGTTTGTGGAGGTACCTAAAAAAGGTTAATCATAGTTTTATATAGTAAGAACTCAGAAATTAAGATGACAGCAGCTTACTGAGGGAAAAAATTACTCTAACACTTAAGGTCATAACTACTTCCCAAGACTAGAGTTTAATATTTGTTTCTCCTCCTTGTATTTCCACAATTTGATTACACCACATAGACTGAATGGCACATCTTATGATACAGAAACCAATTTTATTCCTTTAACGTAAGAATATATTCCATGCATAGCATTAAGATCACAAACATTATCCAGGTAACAAAATAATTTAGCCACACATTTTTAGGCACAACTAACTAAAATGATTATCaaacagggaaagagaaaatcCAGGAAAATGAGAAGCGGGTTCAGGGCTGTGCCTTCAGGGACTCCCACATCTGAggcaaaatgaaggaaaacagagAACAGCCAGAGAGGAATTACAAAAGCTGAAACACAGTGCTATGAGAGAAGCTAAGGAAGAGAATGTTCCAGgaagaagggaacatttcaatCTATCAAAATCTGATGACACCGAGAAAATGTAAACTGGATTTACCAACAAGGAGTTGGTAACCATgtcaaattttcaaaagaaatgatttacaacttgaatttatttttaggcTTAGGAACAATCATCAGAAAACACATATGcctggacttccttggcagtccagtggttaagactccatgcttccactgcaggaggtgtgggttcaatccctggtctgggtactaagatcccatatgccgcatgGTACTCCCCCTACCCAAAAAAAGAGCCCAAAACTATATGCCaattatacaaaattaaaagtaagcataatttatttttttagcatCATCATGTTGGTAAAGAATATTTTTGGTATACAAATTTTCTTAGCTTAGTTCATAGCTATCTTAATTGAGGTAATTTTTTTAACATACCCCAAATTATCAATATGTGCCTTCTGATACCATCAATAAAACATAACCTACAGTTGACAACATTTACACTATAATGTTATATATCCTATCCTAATATCCCTATAAATGTTATATATCCTATCCTAATATCCCTATAAATGTTATATATCCTATCCTAATATCCCTATAAACGTGGCTGACAAACCTGTGTCCTGTTAAACTGTCCCAAAAAGTGACGGTCCCATCAGTGCCACACGTCATGACCCATGCATGGGGCACGCCCTTGGCCTTGGTCCCGACACAGACAAAAGCTTCCAGCCCGTACCCAAGCAGGAGGCTGCACAGAAGGTTGGCATGGTCTTCACAGTCTCCCTGCAAATGAAAGGAAGTAGCAGGAAGTACTTACTCCCTCACTTGGTTTccacattaaatatttaaatacaaaatttcaattaaaaagtattaactaagttttatttttaatcatttagaaCAGTGTTAAGCTAAAACAATGAGGGGGGGAAAGAATGTGCATTTTAGAAGCACCTATTTTACAAAGTCAGTGCCTACAAAACTGACAGTCCTAACATACACTTCAAGATTCTATAGTTTACAAAGAACTCACACAACATAGAAGCAGTAAgaatttttttgaagattttttttttgatgttgactCTTCTTAAAGTCTTATTAGGTctgttacaatattatttctgtttaatgttttggttttttggcctcaaggcatatAGGATTTTAGTTTCAGAGACCAAACCCTCATCcccttaaccaccagggaagtccccccaaataGTAAGAATTTAACGATAAACAGCTAAAGGGCAAGAACACACAAGATGACAGATCATATAGGAGGAAATTccaataaatgggaaaacactcaaaacaattatttaaaaaatatctatttacttTATCATTTTAAGGAAATACACACCAAAATATGACTGGATAAAAACCAACAATGGCTGTCATTAGGGCAGgttatatagggcttcccttttTCTTGTGTAAACTCTCTTTGATAATGTTACATTACTTTcacaatttaaagaaattataaaaactacaaaaataatagaaaatgtccATTTTCTGTGAAAAACCTTGTTCAAATATTACACAGTAAGGCTATAATTATATGAAGATATGTACGTAAGTGTAGGACTACAGGtaacatattggagaaggaaatggcaacccactccagtgttcttgcctgcagaatatcagggacaggggagcccggtaggctgctgtctctggggtcacacagagtcggacactactgaagtgacttagcatagcatagcatagcacagaTAACATACAAAAGCAAAACAACTACTGATTTCAGAGTTAGAATGAGGGATGAGCTCTCGGCCCCCAAATTCTGCACTGGTAGCTCTACACTGCTGTCTTTCAGttaacaataataaaacaaacagcaTCTGATAAATGTTAAACTGACTTTTGAAAACCATTAATACCCAACCTTTTAGACCTAGTCAGTCATTTCTGTACAATGAGATTctgtattaggaaaaaaaatctcaaaagaaaaaaataacaatacaaCCAAAGATATTCAATGCAAACATTCATTCACAGTGGTATCAAAAATTTGGAAGCAAGACTAACTTAGCCAAAAGAAACAGTTCCTATGATGGCAAAACCATTAGGTAGATTTCATGTATCAGCTAATAAAAATTTCATTCAGACATTCAAAGCTGGAGATCACAGTATCTGAGCAACACATGGGAAAATGTTCACAGTATAAAGCTAATTTATAAAGCAGGGCACACAATTCTATTTATATCAATTGCAGTTATgggaaaaatatatacacaggagaaaaacttatataaaaatagatgaaaaatagAATTATGGGTGAAATTTCACCTTCACTATTAtaaaactaatattttttaagaaaaacatttttagtaATTTTCAAAGTTCAAGATGTGCTTTCTCCTCAAATGAACTCAAGAAAATAGTGAATCAAAAGGGGTGATTATTTGTTTTACAAAACAATTATTTGGctaatcattttaaatatgtacaaTATATTCCTACTATATttgaagtttttaagtttaaatctGGAATTACAACtaggaaataaataattttttgataAATAATGTTTAACTGTTTTCAATTGTCTTAAGATAAAATCCTTACAATCGACAATCAATCTCTAATCTAAgttgtttttcccattctgtaagCTCTGCCTTGTGAATACCTATATGTACTATTTATACAACTTCAgactaaaaattatttcaaaacaataatacattaaagaaatttttttttcattctgtttcaaaAGAGTTGGAACGCTAAAGAATCTAATTTTTATAATACTATCAATAATTTCAGAACACAGGAAATTACAAAATACCCCAATATATACTTTTTTCCTAAGTTAATTCTTTTACAAATATACCATCAACTCACAGTAACTACAAGGTACTGGTTTTTAGTTCTAGTATGTGTGTAGGATACCTTGTTTCTACAGAGAAAGGCCAGCAGAGTGCACCACTGCTCCTGTTTACCTCCTCCTCCGATAACAGGGGCTCGTTCATAACCAAGGACATTGACAAATCTTGCTGCTTGCCTTGGAGTGTCCAAAAGCCTTCCAGCTCGAAGTGGTTTGACATAAGAACAGACTGGTCGGTTAATCCCATTTTCATCCTGGAGGGGAAGGGAAAACATTATCTGTAGTGACAGTTAATCATTCCCAATCTTAACACTTTGTCTCAGAACACATCAGAGAGAAAATAATCCTGGACACCACTTGAGCACTTGCTTACTTTGCATCCAGCACTAGGCTACTGAGTGTTGTACATACAATTTTTCTCTTAATTCTCATAACTTCTCTTCAAAGCCTATGACATTAAGAACTTAAATCATCATATGACCTAGCAACCCCACCCCTGGATATGTGTCCAAACCAACTGAAGTCAGTGTCTCAAAGACACAGCTACACACCAATCCCATCACTGAAGCATCACTCACAACTGCCAAGGCATGGAAACACCTAAGTGGATGTCAAGGGATGAGCAGATAAAGAAGGCATGGGGTATTATTCAGCTCTTCCATGGGCCACTTCCCTGGCCCACTTCCCCCTCCCTTCCTGTCCTCTCTGGTCCAACGGGGCAGTGAATGACTACACTCCAGACTATACAAACAGGAGGGAGCCAGTTATACTTGGGCTGGTTTCTCTTCGCCCTTGTCCCAATGTTGCTGCTCCCTTCCTGCCCTGTCAGTCAACATACAGACAAGGCTGTCAGGAAGTCAGAAGATATTCCCGCATTTCCATCACAACCAACTATGCCCTCCATTCCCAAGCTCCTCATCTAGAAAGTGAACCACCTTTAGCCTGTCCTAAAAGCTAGGGAGTGTAGGGAAAAGCTACATAAATGTACAGGATCTGAGACACAGTACTCACAACACTACACTCATATGATTTTGTAACACCTACACAAGACtgaatacatagaaaaatatCTGAATGATTCCTCAGAAATCATAAAAGGATCTGATTATTTATGTTGGTTTACTAATGAGAGAAAACGAGCTTAGGATACAGAAAAAATAGAGGCAGAGATACATAACTGAAATGCTATAGTTAAATATGACTGGTCATCAGCTTAGGGATCTTGGCTGAACAGACTTATTACATGTAATACTCTTTGTCTTAAAAAATACCCTAACAAAAAAATACACGCCTACACTACCAATTCTGCACCTGAAAGCTGAATTTACACGTAAATTGCAAAGTGTCCTACTACTTACCTAGTACAAAGTATCAATGGAGGACATACTCCAAGTTAAACAAAATGAGTTTTCATTTAGTTTAAATTAAACATGTTCAAAAATGGTTTagaaaaagaataactgaaaataaaaagcaaagtaaaacaaaGATTGTGAAATATCACTCACCTACTTACTACTGTCAGATTATTACAAAATCagcattttgttttataaataaattttcactTATCtggaataaatacattttacaaattaaagttAATTGAAATTGATGTTTACAACCAGTAAATCTCAAATATAGCTGTGAAACTTTTCTCATACAATTTACAAACCTGTGCAAAAATCTTCACCAGTCGTGAATTGTGTGAGGGTCGAATTTGCAAGTATTCTCTCCACCACTGCTTAGCATACACAAGAAATAATCGCTCTTTCTCTGCAGTTTTCTGACGTTCCAAAGCAagcttgaaatttaaaaatatacttatcaATTTACATTCATTCTCTTCAATAATGATCACAAAATATGGAACAAGTCTACACACCTCCTCCATCTTTAGCACTACTCAATCAGGACACCATCATCCCTAAGGGCCCCTAAGTGGCCTCCCTGTTCTCACACTTCCCAGGACAATCCAGTCTCCATGCCAAtcgtgctcaatcatgtctgactctctgtgaccccatggtttctggcctgccaggctcctctgtccatgggattctccaggcaagaatactagagtaggctgccactgcctcctccagggtaccttcccgacacagggatcgaacccaagccccatgtatcctgcattacaggcaggttctttaccagtgagacacctgggaagcccccataccaGTCAGAGCTACCTTTTTTGATCCCAGACAAAAATTTCTAAATAATGTTATACTATTATTCTCTTGCTTACAACTAATAAATGATAATTTTCTAAAAAGAGAACACTTCCTAGGATttataaaaacacacaaagaagagAAACTCAGGATTATTTACCTGTGTGTTCACTACTTCTTGAGATAATGTTTGATTGAGCGGTGGGTACATCtcaagttttatatttaaaattcccACAGAAACTTTTGATTCTGTGCctgtaaatgtaaataaatgtaaCTTCAGAAGTTTCAACACTCAGTATATTTAGTCAATCAAAGCTTAaccaaaataatttaagaattttGTGTTTTATCACTTACATGGAATAAAGACAATATTCAAACTCACCTTTTACATTCATATTAAAAACGACCCAGCTCAAATTAGCTTTTATTTTGTTCAAAAACTTTTATCGAGTTATAAGGAGATTACCTGTTTTCCTAGCTTTTCAATCACATTTTAAGGGACTTTTTCAGACCTAAAGGATTTATGATTCttgatttttatcttcattaaaaacaaagtcaaaGCAACTGTTAATGCCTCATTCTCAGAAAACATTTATACATTTTGCCCCATATAGTAATTTCCATTTATCCCTTCCCATTTTTCACATTACATATGAGTACAAATTTTTAATCCACACCTGGACTTCaagaattagaaaacaaatatacTTCACACCATAACTATTTAATATTTCTCTGATAAACCAGAAATTTCCAGGTCATTACTATGGTTATTGTGTTAGGCTTATATTTAAAATCAAACAATGGGTAtctcttttgaaaataaatctCCTACATAAAGCTTTTCCCCTACTATTTACTTAAGGAAAAATGTATTCTGGGTCTAACCTATCGAAATCTAACTTACTAAAGCTCTACTGTCCACCGGTCAAACTTAACTCTGTAATCAAATTTCAATACCAAAATAATTCCATTATATGTAATGCTTACAACAGTGCAGCTTTGCCTTTCATTCCACTagcaaatatgtattatatatcagGGAATCTGCAAGAACCCAGGGATACAATGGTGACAATACCCTGATCTCCAAGGGTACACTGACGACACCAGCACTGAGCAAGTGAACACTTCTGGGAGCCCCTGTCCCACCTGTATAAGGTGAGAGGAACACCTACTCCACATTCTATAAGAACCTACCCTGGCAGGGCCGGGGTACAAGCTATCATGTATGGGTGCATGCCTGCATGTTTGTGTAAAGAattcttaactttcttttttgtttgtttaaatcaaAACATATTTAATTAAGAAACTAATAATGCAATATTACCCAAACAAAATGTAAGCATATGTTCAATTATCATGTTCCATATTTCAGAGAAGAGGCATTAAGGGTTTATGCCATAAGTTTATTTACAAACATATCTAGGATGCTGAGTTCAAGGGATTGATCCTTTTAAGAGACTGCACCTCTTAATATGCTCCTCTTCCTATCTGTCTCATGGATTACTTTTTAAGCAGTTGGTGTcttactataaagaaaggtgcAGCAAATCCAGACCCAAAGAACAAAGTCATCATGGCTAGTAACCTCCACTTATTTTCCACTGAAAATGGTATATTCTTCCCTGGACCCTCCTCATAGTGGCTCCGACGAACCACAGAGGTTGTGAACCTCCGGATGCTCTGCCCCAACATAGCTCTGTTGGACGCTCTACAAAAGATCCAGAGACGGGAGGCAGAAGAAATGGCGGCTGCAAACCTACCACTCCTTGCCTCACGACCTTGCTCCTCTAACTGCCTAATTTCTTTTTAGCAAATAAATTTGGAGAGGAAAAGCCCTAGAGATTTCTTTATGTATCtcccagaaatttttttttcccctttaaacaaGGCCAGAGTGACAGAGAAGTTCAGTATTCACACTACTCAAGACACTTCCTCAGACTCCGATACTGGAGTCCAACTGTAATTCCAACAAATTCTTTCTACATGTTTCCCTCTTGGTTTAcaaaggcatttttaaaacataaaatgtatttatgaacTGTGGCTATAAAAAGGTAACAGTGATATTAATCGTCATACCTACACCCATAAGTTCCACAGTAAGATTGGTCACTCCATTTTCTGAACCCAACACTGATCGCCATTCAAGAAAATAGGATGCAACTAAAGTGGTCTCAGCAAATATGTCTGTCTTGATTAGCACCATATGAACTGGGTCACTTATTGATAACATTGTGGTAGAGTCAGCCATTCTAGTTCCATCACCTAGCAACATAAACCAAAAACATTACACCACGTGACATATCCAGTTAGGCCAACGTAAAACAATATTTTCACTGAAAAGGATACtaataataaacatataaaaccAAACAGAGTAAGTCAGCAATGTCTCAGAAAGCACACAACAGAGTGGGAATAAGAGTATAGTCCCATTTCTGTTGCTAACTTTTCAGAAGACTTGTGGAACTGTGACAAGTTATCTAGTTACTTAATGCATATTGGTGTTTTCTGACCTTTAAGAGGTTAAGTCTATTCttcaaaagtatataaataaagtatatattaCCACTATAAAAATCATTGCAATATGTCAACATTATTCCCCAAAATATCTTTATCCctaaagctccaggagttgatggacagggaagcctggcgtgctgcagtccatggggtggcaaagagtcagacatgactgaatgattgaactgaactgaaatgaaacctcTAAGGAAAAAAACACTGTATTATCTACACACAAGTAAAAGATTCAGCACCTTCGAGCTACCAATTTAAGCCAGTAACTGCCTTATTAAGGTAATACTTTTCACCgggtaaaaaataataaaattttagtagTACACTAGCCATTTCAGCAATCTAAAATTCTGAATGTATAACACTACAACTTTGTTAAGTttacaaatataaacatattgACATCCAAAACTAAGATATGACACTTTTACAGGAAGAAACAATGTAAAAAATTATAGTaattaaatacaataattttaaagtcttaaaaattatGAGTTATAGATTCACGTCTAAACTCTCACTTACTGTAAAAGGTACTAATGTCGTAAATCAAGTcatctttcagaaatgaagaggatTCCCTCTCATTCTCCACCTAACAAGCATTTAAATTTTTACTACTAAAGAATCAACCATTAAAAGTCAAAAGTAACCTCCAGGGAAAACTAgccaaaaataaagcaagaaggtAGGTAGTAGTAATTTACTTAGGAaaaaagcagtaagggaaaaaacaaaagactGGGGAGATTCATCCATTATAAATCTCTTAAGCAAAAGCTGTTAAAGTTGTTCTGTGATAAGATCTAACAAAGATTTACAAAATTAAATGACAGTTTATCATTGCTCCTTACCTAAATTTTCTCTGTGTACTTCAAGTAAAAAGCCGTCATGAAAATCTGGTTCACAGGCACACGGAACAGGTTTAGAACGAAAACGTTGGTTTCGAAAATGTAAACATAAAGTAAAGGTTGAACAAGCTTGTCCAGGTAAAGGCTCAGGTTCTTGCAGATGTTCCAAGAAAGCTTTTCCACCCAAAACCTGAAGGTAAAGATACCTCCGTGTTGGATCAATATTAGCTGTAAAGTGTAGCaatacatatgaggaaactgccAATCAACTTAAGCAACGTGATCAAGACAACAGGAAATAACTTGACAGGAATAAAACTAAAGactaaaaaaaaggaagagtaaCAAATCTACTATATACCAGACTTATTTGTACCAAGggaagaaaaaatacataatagGATATATTTTTGTGATTTATATTTTGGCTATTTTCTTCCAGCTAGACAGGAGTTGGAGCCAAGGTTTaggatatctttattttttttctttagtttcttatACAACAAATTATTTCGGATAATTACCAACTCAGCAAGTATACTTATTAGATAATTACACTGCCATTAAAAAAGGCTgtacaatttataaaatatattaataaaacatgaaaaacaaataGTCCTGCTTTTGCTTCCACTCAGCTATACACTAAATCTTTGATACACTTTATGCAAAATAGAATCTAAGTTTTCTGGATGATTTATCAGAAAAACATAAGTACctcattctggaaaaaaaaatcgaAATGCTTTCTCTCAAATACAAAACACTATAGCACATCTATATGCAATACTATCCACAACTAAATTAATGTTAA encodes:
- the CEP76 gene encoding centrosomal protein of 76 kDa isoform X1, with product MSLPPEKASELKQLIHQQLSKMDVHGRIREILAETIREELAPDQQQLSTEDLIKALKRRGIIDDVMKELNFVTDNVDQELPSSPKQPVCFTDRQSTLLKKTNIDPTRRYLYLQVLGGKAFLEHLQEPEPLPGQACSTFTLCLHFRNQRFRSKPVPCACEPDFHDGFLLEVHRENLGDGTRMADSTTMLSISDPVHMVLIKTDIFAETTLVASYFLEWRSVLGSENGVTNLTVELMGVGTESKVSVGILNIKLEMYPPLNQTLSQEVVNTQLALERQKTAEKERLFLVYAKQWWREYLQIRPSHNSRLVKIFAQDENGINRPVCSYVKPLRAGRLLDTPRQAARFVNVLGYERAPVIGGGGKQEQWCTLLAFLCRNKGDCEDHANLLCSLLLGYGLEAFVCVGTKAKGVPHAWVMTCGTDGTVTFWDSLTGHRYLHKPINPDEPPAAEQPKPLYPYRTIGCVFNHQTFLGNCQPSDSVETCVFDLNDESKWKPMNEEAVKSVCAPGATTSLPPFPPLCASTIDASVTSNEIEMQLRLLVSEHRKDLGLTTVWEDQLSYLLSPALASYEFERTTSISAGNEEFQDAIRRAVPDGHTFKGFPIHFVYRNARRAFATCLRSPFCEEIICCRGDQVNVPLRSSCLRVSGISVGCTGGVSPERPCSLKDLEQLSQHVQSVKHEVHLFCENDK
- the CEP76 gene encoding centrosomal protein of 76 kDa isoform X3 codes for the protein MSLPPEKASELKQLIHQQLSKMDVHGRIREILAETIREELAPDQQQLSTEDLIKALKRRGIIDDVMKELNFVTDNVDQELPSSPKQPVCFTDRQSTLLKKTNIDPTRRYLYLQVLGGKAFLEHLQEPEPLPGQACSTFTLCLHFRNQRFRSKPVPCACEPDFHDGFLLEVHRENLGDGTRMADSTTMLSISDPVHMVLIKTDIFAETTLVASYFLEWRSVLGSENGVTNLTVELMGVGTESKVSVGILNIKLEMYPPLNQTLSQEVVNTQLALERQKTAEKERLFLVYAKQWWREYLQIRPSHNSRLVKIFAQDENGINRPVCSYVKPLRAGRLLDTPRQAARFVNVLGYERAPVIGGGGKQEQWCTLLAFLCRNKGDCEDHANLLCSLLLGYGLEAFVCVGTKAKGVPHAWVMTCGTDGTVTFWDSLTGHRYLHKPINPDEPPAAEQPKPLYPYRTIGCVFNHQTFLGNCQPSDSVETCVFDLNDESKWKPMNEEAVKSVCAPGATTSLPPFPPLCASTIDASVTSNEIEMQLRLLVSEHRKDLGLTTVWEDQLSYLLSPALASYEFERTTSISAGNEEFQDAIRRAVPDGHTFKGFPIHFVYRNARRAFATCLRSPFCEEIICCRGDQVRLAVRVRVFTYPESACAVWIMFACECAS
- the CEP76 gene encoding centrosomal protein of 76 kDa isoform X2 produces the protein MDVHGRIREILAETIREELAPDQQQLSTEDLIKALKRRGIIDDVMKELNFVTDNVDQELPSSPKQPVCFTDRQSTLLKKTNIDPTRRYLYLQVLGGKAFLEHLQEPEPLPGQACSTFTLCLHFRNQRFRSKPVPCACEPDFHDGFLLEVHRENLGDGTRMADSTTMLSISDPVHMVLIKTDIFAETTLVASYFLEWRSVLGSENGVTNLTVELMGVGTESKVSVGILNIKLEMYPPLNQTLSQEVVNTQLALERQKTAEKERLFLVYAKQWWREYLQIRPSHNSRLVKIFAQDENGINRPVCSYVKPLRAGRLLDTPRQAARFVNVLGYERAPVIGGGGKQEQWCTLLAFLCRNKGDCEDHANLLCSLLLGYGLEAFVCVGTKAKGVPHAWVMTCGTDGTVTFWDSLTGHRYLHKPINPDEPPAAEQPKPLYPYRTIGCVFNHQTFLGNCQPSDSVETCVFDLNDESKWKPMNEEAVKSVCAPGATTSLPPFPPLCASTIDASVTSNEIEMQLRLLVSEHRKDLGLTTVWEDQLSYLLSPALASYEFERTTSISAGNEEFQDAIRRAVPDGHTFKGFPIHFVYRNARRAFATCLRSPFCEEIICCRGDQVNVPLRSSCLRVSGISVGCTGGVSPERPCSLKDLEQLSQHVQSVKHEVHLFCENDK
- the CEP76 gene encoding centrosomal protein of 76 kDa isoform X4, with translation MSYEDNVDQELPSSPKQPVCFTDRQSTLLKKTNIDPTRRYLYLQVLGGKAFLEHLQEPEPLPGQACSTFTLCLHFRNQRFRSKPVPCACEPDFHDGFLLEVHRENLGDGTRMADSTTMLSISDPVHMVLIKTDIFAETTLVASYFLEWRSVLGSENGVTNLTVELMGVGTESKVSVGILNIKLEMYPPLNQTLSQEVVNTQLALERQKTAEKERLFLVYAKQWWREYLQIRPSHNSRLVKIFAQDENGINRPVCSYVKPLRAGRLLDTPRQAARFVNVLGYERAPVIGGGGKQEQWCTLLAFLCRNKGDCEDHANLLCSLLLGYGLEAFVCVGTKAKGVPHAWVMTCGTDGTVTFWDSLTGHRYLHKPINPDEPPAAEQPKPLYPYRTIGCVFNHQTFLGNCQPSDSVETCVFDLNDESKWKPMNEEAVKSVCAPGATTSLPPFPPLCASTIDASVTSNEIEMQLRLLVSEHRKDLGLTTVWEDQLSYLLSPALASYEFERTTSISAGNEEFQDAIRRAVPDGHTFKGFPIHFVYRNARRAFATCLRSPFCEEIICCRGDQVNVPLRSSCLRVSGISVGCTGGVSPERPCSLKDLEQLSQHVQSVKHEVHLFCENDK
- the CEP76 gene encoding centrosomal protein of 76 kDa; translation: MSLPPEKASELKQLIHQQLSKMDVHGRIREILAETIREELAPDQQQLSTEDLIKALKRRGIIDDVMKELNFVTDNVDQELPSSPKQPVCFTDRQSTLLKKTNIDPTRRYLYLQVLGGKAFLEHLQEPEPLPGQACSTFTLCLHFRNQRFRSKPVPCACEPDFHDGFLLEVHRENLGDGTRMADSTTMLSISDPVHMVLIKTDIFAETTLVASYFLEWRSVLGSENGVTNLTVELMGVGTESKVSVGILNIKLEMYPPLNQTLSQEVVNTQLALERQKTAEKERLFLVYAKQWWREYLQIRPSHNSRLVKIFAQDENGINRPVCSYVKPLRAGRLLDTPRQAARFVNVLGYERAPVIGGGGKQEQWCTLLAFLCRNKGDCEDHANLLCSLLLGYGLEAFVCVGTKAKGVPHAWVMTCGTDGTVTFWDSLTGHRYLHKPINPDEPPAAEQPKPLYPYRTIGCVFNHQTFLGNCQPSDSVETCVFDLNDESKWKPMNEEAVKSVCAPGATTSLPPFPPLCASTIDASVTSNEIEMQLRLLVSEHRKDLGLTTVWEDQLSYLLSPALASYEFERTTSISAGNEEFQDAIRRAVPDGHTFKGFPIHFVYRNARRAFATCLRSPFCEEIICCRGDQVRLAVRVRVFTYPESACAVWIMFACKYRSVL